In Lautropia mirabilis, one DNA window encodes the following:
- a CDS encoding FAD-dependent monooxygenase, with translation MNTCDVAIVGAGSVGAAAALAFARAGRRVALIDPRPAAEPGGGKPLAPDDWDARVFALSPASMQLLQSLGVWERLDALRLAPVHDMRLFHDQDGGDAQESLRLEAFQGNIETLATIVEGRNLQQALDAAVAEAARSLPLQRVQGSVSSLVLPAQADGRTPARLTLADGQGWEAGLVVAADGARSALRELAGLSVMVRDYGQTAVVANFDSSLPTRDAAWQWFDGDLGVMALLPLTPIGRPAGQGRVSLVWSAPTDWAQALLEMPADELARQVAAQARGALGNLRCITPAASFPLRSVSCARVIAPAFAMIGDAAHVVHPMAGQGMNLGFGDVQALADALLGGEARWSHGHPSWLALRRYERARREPVATMQALMTGLHQVFGPALPPPLAMVRNLGWKAVATSGWARRQLIAHAIR, from the coding sequence ATGAATACCTGTGATGTGGCCATTGTAGGGGCGGGCAGCGTCGGCGCAGCGGCCGCGCTGGCCTTCGCACGCGCTGGCCGGCGTGTGGCGCTGATCGATCCTCGTCCTGCGGCAGAACCGGGGGGCGGAAAACCTCTCGCGCCGGACGACTGGGACGCGAGGGTGTTCGCGCTGTCGCCTGCCAGCATGCAGCTCCTGCAGTCGCTGGGCGTTTGGGAGCGGCTGGATGCCCTGCGTCTTGCCCCGGTGCATGACATGCGGCTCTTTCATGACCAGGATGGTGGCGATGCGCAGGAAAGCCTGCGACTTGAGGCCTTCCAGGGCAACATCGAGACGCTGGCCACCATTGTCGAGGGCCGCAACCTTCAGCAGGCGCTGGATGCTGCCGTGGCCGAGGCTGCACGTTCGCTGCCGCTGCAGCGGGTGCAGGGCAGCGTGTCGTCGCTGGTGCTGCCGGCCCAGGCCGACGGGCGCACGCCGGCACGACTGACGCTGGCCGATGGCCAGGGCTGGGAGGCAGGGTTGGTGGTGGCGGCCGACGGTGCACGCTCGGCGCTGCGCGAGCTGGCCGGGCTGTCCGTCATGGTGCGTGACTATGGTCAGACGGCGGTCGTGGCCAACTTCGACAGTTCTCTTCCTACGCGGGATGCTGCCTGGCAATGGTTCGATGGCGATCTGGGGGTGATGGCGCTGCTGCCGCTCACCCCCATTGGCCGGCCTGCGGGGCAGGGGAGGGTCAGCCTGGTATGGTCGGCGCCCACTGACTGGGCGCAGGCGCTTCTGGAGATGCCGGCCGATGAGCTGGCGCGCCAGGTGGCGGCGCAGGCGCGCGGTGCGTTGGGAAATCTGCGATGCATCACGCCGGCTGCCAGTTTCCCGCTGCGTTCCGTCAGCTGCGCGCGCGTCATCGCCCCAGCCTTTGCCATGATCGGGGATGCAGCGCACGTCGTGCATCCCATGGCCGGGCAGGGCATGAATCTGGGCTTCGGTGATGTGCAGGCCCTGGCGGATGCCTTGCTGGGGGGCGAGGCCCGGTGGTCGCACGGCCATCCTTCCTGGCTGGCGCTGCGTCGCTATGAAAGGGCGCGTCGTGAGCCGGTGGCCACCATGCAGGCGCTGATGACCGGGCTGCACCAGGTCTTCGGCCCGGCGCTGCCCCCGCCGCTGGCCATGGTGCGCAATCTGGGCTGGAAGGCGGTGGCCACCTCCGGCTGGGCCAGACGTCAACTGATCGCTCACGCGATTCGTTGA
- the nosZ gene encoding TAT-dependent nitrous-oxide reductase codes for MSLKAQDSHGEKEPAGIGRRRFLNAAAALGIGSVALAGCKEDSPKNAPADAAGAPAGAPPEHDAHVGGAGTTEVKPGQLDTHYGLWSSGHSGDARILGIPSGRELARMPCFVTDHLTGWGLTNESKAIMGTNPDGSLQYTVGDTHHIQASYKDGIYDGKYCWVNDKINARLARFRLDYMVCDKITKLPNVQGFHGIFPDKRDPVDPAINYTTRVFCGQEFRVPLPNHGKDIEDATKYGALFTCVNALTMEVKWQARIDGNCDLVATSFDGKLAATNQYNLEEGEYYTDMMSFERDACLFFNVARIEQAVKEGKFTTIGDSKVPVVEGRIEFNKDPKTALVCRVSVPKNPHGVNASPDGKYFVCSGKLSPTCTVIELQKVLDWFDGKLDDPDKAIVAEPEVGLGPLHTTFDGRGNAYTTLFLDSQVCKWNVEKAIKKYAGDKTINPIVHKIDVMYQPGHINATCAETRAADGIWMAVGNKFSKDRFLPVGPLHAENDQLLDITGEQMILAHDNAVRPEPHDFVIFPRDWLHPKQVYNMDDFPMATKDASEAGVTRNGNKVTVKMVSFAPSYEPSDVKLKVGDEVTWYLTNIDKVEDLTHGFAIPEYNIQFIVNPQETVSVTFKVDKPGLFWFYCTNFCHALHLEMRGRMMVEP; via the coding sequence ATGAGCCTCAAAGCCCAGGACTCCCATGGGGAAAAAGAACCCGCCGGCATCGGCAGACGGCGCTTCCTGAACGCTGCAGCGGCCTTGGGCATCGGCAGTGTGGCGCTGGCCGGATGCAAGGAAGACAGCCCCAAGAACGCACCGGCTGATGCCGCTGGCGCACCCGCAGGCGCGCCCCCCGAGCATGACGCTCATGTAGGCGGCGCCGGCACCACCGAAGTCAAGCCGGGCCAGCTCGACACCCACTATGGCCTCTGGAGCAGCGGCCACTCGGGCGACGCACGCATCCTGGGCATCCCGTCGGGCCGTGAGCTGGCGCGCATGCCCTGCTTCGTGACCGACCACCTGACGGGCTGGGGCCTCACCAACGAATCCAAGGCCATCATGGGCACCAACCCCGATGGCTCGCTGCAGTACACCGTGGGCGACACCCACCACATCCAGGCCTCCTACAAGGACGGCATCTACGACGGCAAGTACTGCTGGGTGAACGACAAGATCAACGCCCGCCTGGCCCGCTTCCGCCTGGACTACATGGTGTGCGACAAGATCACCAAGCTGCCGAACGTCCAGGGCTTCCACGGCATCTTCCCCGACAAGCGCGACCCGGTCGACCCGGCCATCAACTACACCACGCGCGTGTTCTGCGGCCAGGAATTCCGCGTTCCGCTGCCCAACCACGGCAAGGACATCGAGGACGCCACCAAGTACGGCGCGCTCTTCACCTGCGTGAACGCCCTGACGATGGAAGTGAAGTGGCAGGCACGCATCGACGGCAACTGCGACCTGGTTGCCACCTCGTTCGACGGCAAGCTGGCTGCCACCAACCAGTACAACCTGGAAGAAGGTGAGTACTACACCGACATGATGTCGTTCGAACGGGATGCCTGCCTGTTCTTCAACGTGGCCCGTATCGAGCAGGCCGTGAAGGAAGGCAAGTTCACCACCATCGGCGACTCCAAGGTGCCCGTGGTCGAAGGCCGCATCGAGTTCAACAAGGATCCGAAGACGGCGCTGGTGTGCCGCGTGTCGGTGCCGAAGAACCCGCACGGCGTGAATGCCTCGCCCGACGGCAAGTACTTCGTGTGCTCGGGCAAGCTCTCGCCCACCTGCACCGTCATCGAGCTGCAGAAGGTGCTGGACTGGTTCGACGGCAAGCTGGACGACCCGGACAAGGCCATCGTGGCCGAGCCCGAAGTGGGCCTGGGACCGCTGCACACGACCTTCGACGGCCGCGGCAACGCCTACACCACGCTGTTCCTGGACAGCCAGGTCTGCAAGTGGAACGTCGAGAAGGCCATCAAGAAGTACGCCGGCGACAAGACGATCAACCCGATCGTGCACAAGATCGACGTGATGTACCAGCCTGGCCACATCAACGCCACCTGCGCCGAGACGCGTGCTGCTGACGGCATCTGGATGGCCGTGGGCAACAAGTTCTCGAAGGACCGCTTCCTGCCGGTGGGCCCGCTGCACGCCGAGAACGACCAGCTGCTGGACATCACGGGCGAGCAGATGATTCTGGCGCACGACAACGCCGTCCGTCCGGAGCCGCACGACTTCGTGATCTTCCCGCGCGACTGGCTGCATCCGAAGCAGGTCTACAATATGGATGACTTTCCGATGGCCACCAAGGACGCATCGGAAGCCGGCGTCACGCGCAATGGCAACAAGGTCACGGTGAAGATGGTGTCGTTCGCCCCGTCCTATGAGCCTTCGGATGTGAAGCTGAAGGTGGGCGACGAGGTCACCTGGTACCTGACCAACATCGACAAGGTGGAAGACCTGACCCACGGGTTTGCGATTCCGGAGTACAACATCCAGTTCATCGTGAACCCGCAGGAAACCGTCTCGGTGACCTTCAAGGTCGACAAGCCGGGTCTGTTCTGGTTCTACTGCACCAACTTCTGCCATGCGCTTCACCTTGAAATGCGCGGCCGCATGATGGTCGAACCCTGA